In Mesorhizobium sp. 113-3-3, a genomic segment contains:
- a CDS encoding ABC transporter substrate-binding protein: MKSLLATALSAALVLASSQLALSADQIRILAPTWLGFAPVHIAGDLGCFTAKGLDVSIKFEDDLTNVMAAMARGDIEMQMRSVGEYQGRPRDASTPGIIIGTIDESVGGDGVITDDAIKSVADLKGKVVAAEPNIPSRLLLQMELKQAGLSLKDLQIKDIATADTGAVFVDPSIAAIATYEPFMSQALKASTRPGARMLISSKDHRGIIIDAIIARNDDFKANPDKYAKFLGCIYEAVDFIKAEPQKFADMASKHFGLTPAEVSDIVNSSLSYTTLAESQAYMGKPGEKGTLHGIFDTVMDLNLENGAADNKLVAADQIDNSAIKKIPAK, encoded by the coding sequence ATGAAATCCTTGCTCGCCACCGCGCTGTCCGCGGCCCTGGTGCTCGCCAGTTCACAGCTGGCGCTGAGCGCCGACCAGATCCGCATTCTTGCGCCGACATGGCTGGGATTCGCACCCGTCCATATCGCCGGCGATCTCGGCTGCTTCACCGCCAAGGGCCTCGACGTCAGCATCAAGTTCGAGGACGACCTGACCAATGTCATGGCGGCGATGGCGCGCGGCGACATCGAGATGCAGATGCGCTCGGTCGGCGAATATCAGGGCCGGCCGCGCGATGCGTCGACCCCCGGCATCATCATCGGCACGATCGATGAATCCGTCGGCGGCGACGGCGTCATCACCGACGACGCCATCAAATCAGTCGCCGATCTCAAGGGCAAGGTGGTCGCTGCCGAGCCGAACATCCCCTCACGCCTGCTCTTGCAGATGGAACTCAAGCAGGCAGGCCTGTCGCTGAAGGATCTGCAGATCAAGGACATCGCCACGGCCGATACCGGCGCGGTTTTCGTCGATCCGTCGATTGCGGCGATCGCGACCTACGAACCGTTCATGTCGCAGGCGCTGAAGGCGTCGACCCGTCCGGGCGCCCGCATGCTGATCTCGTCCAAGGACCACCGCGGCATTATCATCGACGCGATCATCGCCCGTAATGACGACTTCAAGGCGAACCCCGACAAATACGCGAAATTCCTCGGCTGCATCTACGAAGCGGTCGATTTCATCAAGGCCGAGCCGCAAAAATTCGCCGACATGGCCTCCAAGCATTTCGGCCTGACACCAGCCGAAGTGAGCGACATCGTCAACTCCAGCCTGTCCTACACGACGCTTGCCGAATCGCAGGCCTACATGGGCAAGCCTGGCGAAAAGGGCACGCTGCACGGGATCTTCGATACGGTCATGGATCTCAACCTGGAGAACGGCGCCGCCGACAACAAATTGGTTGCGGCCGACCAGATCGACAATTCTGCGATCAAAAAGATCCCCGCGAAATAA
- a CDS encoding ABC transporter permease, with protein sequence MFSSLFVFRGRASPMVEFAVSVAAAALVIALWELAARAGIIAPQFLPSPSRVVVALWTMLTEQNLVWHVAVSTARVWIAFLLAAIMAIPIGIMMSSYRIVGAALEPMIDFIRYLPVPALVPLSIIWFGVGEETKIFLLWLGTFFQLVLLVADDMRRVPQEFVEVARTVGANSRQVMTDVALRWMGPTLLDNLRITLGWCWTYLIIAEIVAADSGIGYVIWTARRFVKTPEVMAGVVVIGLIGLVTDQLLRLLHRRLFRYL encoded by the coding sequence TTGTTCAGCAGCCTGTTTGTCTTCCGCGGCCGCGCCTCGCCGATGGTGGAGTTCGCCGTTAGCGTCGCGGCGGCGGCGCTCGTCATTGCGCTGTGGGAGTTGGCGGCGCGGGCGGGCATCATCGCGCCGCAATTCCTGCCCTCGCCGAGCCGTGTCGTCGTCGCCCTTTGGACGATGCTGACCGAGCAGAACCTTGTCTGGCACGTCGCGGTTTCGACCGCTCGCGTCTGGATCGCCTTCCTGCTCGCCGCCATCATGGCAATCCCGATCGGCATCATGATGAGCAGCTACCGGATCGTCGGCGCGGCTCTTGAGCCGATGATCGATTTCATCCGCTATTTGCCGGTTCCGGCGCTGGTGCCGCTGTCCATCATCTGGTTCGGCGTCGGCGAGGAGACCAAGATCTTCCTGCTCTGGCTTGGCACGTTCTTCCAGCTCGTGCTGCTGGTGGCCGACGACATGCGGCGCGTGCCGCAGGAGTTCGTCGAGGTCGCCCGCACGGTCGGCGCCAATTCGAGGCAAGTGATGACCGATGTCGCACTGCGCTGGATGGGACCGACGCTGCTCGACAATCTCCGCATCACGCTCGGCTGGTGCTGGACCTATCTGATCATCGCCGAGATCGTCGCCGCCGATTCCGGCATCGGCTACGTCATCTGGACGGCGCGGCGCTTCGTCAAGACACCCGAGGTCATGGCCGGCGTCGTTGTCATCGGTCTGATCGGCCTTGTCACCGACCAGCTGCTTCGCCTGCTTCACCGCCGGCTGTTCCGGTATCTGTGA
- a CDS encoding ABC transporter ATP-binding protein, producing MTGYVQFIDTAKSFGPVNVVRKTSLGLDRNSLVVFLGPSGCGKTTLMRMVGGLDEPSSGSILLGGEKVVRPDRRRGMVFQSYSSFPWLTVEKNIAFGMRYRKDLDATQKAERIGHYLDLFGLADFANSYPNRISGGMRQRVAIARTLAAGSDVLLMDEPFGALDALTRERLQVELRQIQIREEKTVIFVTHDVEEAVFLADRIILFSRRPASVVADIDVAAELGADRPLEIRETQKFFELRNKVLHLIRNETGVVV from the coding sequence ATGACCGGATATGTCCAATTCATTGACACGGCGAAGTCGTTCGGCCCCGTCAATGTGGTGCGCAAGACCAGCCTTGGCCTCGATCGCAATTCGCTGGTCGTCTTCCTCGGACCCTCGGGTTGCGGCAAGACCACGCTGATGCGCATGGTCGGCGGTCTTGACGAGCCGAGTTCGGGTTCGATCCTGCTTGGTGGCGAAAAGGTCGTCAGGCCGGACCGCCGGCGCGGCATGGTGTTCCAGTCCTATTCTTCCTTTCCCTGGCTGACGGTCGAGAAGAACATCGCCTTCGGCATGCGTTACAGGAAGGACCTCGACGCGACGCAGAAGGCCGAGCGCATCGGCCATTATCTCGACCTGTTCGGGCTCGCCGACTTCGCAAACTCCTATCCGAACCGGATCTCGGGCGGCATGCGCCAGCGCGTGGCCATTGCGCGCACGCTGGCGGCCGGTTCCGATGTGCTGTTGATGGACGAGCCTTTCGGCGCGCTCGACGCGCTGACGCGCGAACGCCTGCAGGTCGAACTGCGGCAGATCCAGATCCGCGAGGAAAAGACCGTCATCTTCGTCACCCATGACGTGGAAGAAGCGGTGTTCCTTGCCGACCGCATCATCCTGTTCTCACGCCGCCCGGCTTCCGTCGTCGCCGACATCGACGTGGCGGCCGAGCTCGGTGCGGACCGGCCGCTGGAAATCCGCGAAACCCAGAAGTTCTTCGAACTGCGCAACAAGGTCCTGCACCTCATCCGCAACGAAACCGGAGTGGTCGTATGA
- a CDS encoding SDR family NAD(P)-dependent oxidoreductase yields the protein MSLSFSGKTVVITGASRGIGLGIARGFAQAGATLHLIANDAAVHERARELGATSAQADIADRTAAAAALEQVARIDVLINNAGLELMTPITDSGDETEAAFRRIIEINIIGTALVTARALPRMQAAAAIINTASIWGRVAEARFGAYVASKHAIIGLTKTWARELGPKGIRVNAVCPGWVRTEASMRSLGRMADEGGVDEAALLEDIVGAQALPGLMEPADMAGTYLFLASSLAANITGQSLGVDRGEVPW from the coding sequence ATGAGCCTCTCCTTTTCCGGAAAGACGGTAGTGATCACCGGGGCCAGCCGCGGCATCGGGCTCGGCATAGCCAGGGGATTCGCGCAGGCCGGAGCCACGCTGCATCTCATCGCCAATGACGCGGCCGTGCACGAACGCGCACGGGAACTCGGCGCTACCAGCGCGCAGGCCGACATCGCCGATCGTACGGCCGCCGCGGCGGCGCTCGAACAAGTTGCCCGCATAGACGTGCTCATCAACAATGCCGGCCTTGAACTGATGACGCCGATCACCGACAGCGGCGACGAGACCGAAGCCGCTTTCCGGCGCATCATCGAGATCAACATCATCGGTACGGCGCTGGTCACCGCTCGCGCTCTGCCGCGTATGCAAGCGGCTGCGGCGATCATCAACACCGCCTCGATCTGGGGCCGCGTCGCCGAAGCGCGTTTCGGCGCCTACGTCGCCTCCAAGCACGCCATTATCGGCCTGACCAAGACCTGGGCCAGGGAGCTTGGGCCGAAAGGCATCCGCGTCAATGCGGTCTGCCCCGGATGGGTTCGCACCGAGGCGTCGATGCGCTCGCTTGGCCGCATGGCGGATGAAGGCGGCGTCGACGAAGCGGCGCTGCTAGAGGACATCGTCGGCGCGCAGGCCCTGCCCGGCCTGATGGAGCCGGCCGACATGGCCGGCACCTATCTGTTCCTGGCATCCAGCCTCGCGGCCAACATCACCGGGCAATCGCTCGGCGTCGACAGGGGAGAAGTGCCTTGGTAG
- a CDS encoding SDR family NAD(P)-dependent oxidoreductase codes for MVVPLRGKRALVTGAASGIGRATALALQEAGATVLGLDLRASEGDIPILACDLASEADIVAAVGQGAERIGGYDILVNNAGILQEASLDAISLDHVDRMFAVNVRGAILVAREVLPHLPDGGRIINIASELAYLGRADASVYCATKAALLGLTRSWARELAPGILVNAVAPGPTDTPLLGFEALSESQRALETTHPLGRIGRPDEIASAVVFLAGPGATFFTGQCLGANGGAAML; via the coding sequence TTGGTAGTCCCGCTCCGCGGAAAACGCGCGCTGGTCACCGGCGCGGCGAGCGGCATCGGCCGCGCGACGGCGCTCGCCCTGCAGGAGGCCGGGGCGACCGTGCTCGGGCTCGATCTCAGGGCGTCCGAAGGCGATATCCCGATCCTTGCCTGCGATCTCGCCAGCGAGGCCGACATCGTTGCGGCGGTCGGCCAAGGCGCGGAGCGGATCGGCGGCTACGATATCCTCGTCAACAATGCCGGCATCCTGCAGGAAGCCTCGCTTGACGCGATCTCGCTCGACCATGTCGACCGCATGTTCGCCGTCAATGTGCGCGGCGCGATCCTCGTCGCACGCGAAGTCCTGCCGCATCTTCCCGACGGCGGACGCATCATCAACATCGCATCCGAACTCGCCTATCTCGGCCGGGCGGACGCCTCGGTCTATTGCGCGACCAAGGCGGCACTGCTCGGGCTGACCCGCTCCTGGGCACGCGAGCTTGCGCCCGGAATACTGGTCAACGCCGTGGCGCCAGGGCCCACCGACACACCGCTTCTCGGCTTCGAGGCCCTGAGCGAAAGCCAGCGCGCGCTGGAAACGACCCATCCGTTGGGGCGGATCGGCCGGCCGGATGAAATCGCCTCCGCGGTGGTTTTCCTGGCCGGCCCGGGCGCCACCTTCTTCACCGGACAATGCCTGGGCGCCAATGGCGGCGCGGCGATGCTTTGA
- a CDS encoding creatininase, whose protein sequence is MKDRVFLAELTWPEAEKRIAAGAPVFLPLGSTEQHGHHMAMNVDVVIPTAIAETVARQVGGLVAPTIAYGNRSQPRTGGGPAFPGTINITAHTFSLIVKDVICDLYRQKVRRIVVLNGHYENIGPSIEGIELALDAIGRERATDLTILRIDHWEMVRAETLTKVFPDGYPGIELEHASVIETSMMLALRPELVDLDKALHDGPAQFKPYDRYPRPAEEVPPSGVLSLTEGSSAQKGRWLLDDCETRIVEIVKREFF, encoded by the coding sequence ATGAAAGACAGGGTTTTCCTCGCCGAATTGACGTGGCCGGAGGCCGAGAAGCGGATCGCCGCGGGCGCTCCGGTCTTCCTGCCGCTCGGCTCGACCGAACAGCATGGCCACCACATGGCCATGAATGTCGATGTCGTCATCCCGACCGCCATCGCCGAGACGGTGGCCAGGCAGGTTGGCGGCCTCGTTGCGCCGACCATCGCCTATGGCAACCGCTCGCAACCAAGGACCGGCGGCGGTCCAGCCTTTCCCGGCACGATCAACATTACGGCGCACACGTTTTCGCTCATCGTCAAGGATGTGATCTGCGATCTCTATCGCCAGAAGGTCCGGCGCATCGTCGTCCTAAATGGCCATTACGAGAATATTGGCCCGTCGATCGAGGGCATTGAACTCGCGCTCGACGCCATCGGCCGCGAGCGTGCGACCGACCTGACGATCCTGCGCATCGACCATTGGGAAATGGTGCGCGCCGAGACGCTGACAAAAGTGTTCCCCGACGGCTACCCCGGCATCGAACTCGAGCATGCCAGCGTGATCGAGACCTCGATGATGCTGGCACTGCGCCCCGAACTCGTCGATCTCGACAAGGCGCTGCATGACGGCCCGGCGCAGTTCAAGCCCTACGACCGTTATCCCAGGCCGGCCGAGGAAGTACCGCCGTCTGGCGTGCTGTCGCTGACCGAGGGTTCGTCGGCGCAAAAGGGCCGATGGCTGCTCGACGACTGCGAGACGCGGATCGTTGAAATCGTCAAACGTGAATTCTTCTGA
- the speB gene encoding agmatinase: MNSNFFQPVDASAVPRFAGLSTFMRLPAVASAEGLDIALVGIPWDGGTTNRAGARHGPREIRNQSSLMRRAHHVSGIEPFSIANVADVGDLSVNPINLMDGLKRIEDGIAAIVAAGAIPLAAGGDHLTTLPVLRAVARDRPVGMIHFDAHSDTNDRYFGDNPYTHGTPFRRAIEEGLLDPKRVVQIGIRGSIYEPGEHDWAIAQGIRIIYMEEFVRRGAASVMEEARAIAGAGPTYVTFDIDCIDPSMAPGTGTPELGGFTTREAQEMVRLLDGLNIVGADVVEVAPPFDLGSMTALAGATMMFELLCVLAKSVHEARARKIR; this comes from the coding sequence ATGAACAGCAATTTCTTCCAGCCGGTCGACGCCTCGGCGGTTCCCCGTTTTGCCGGGCTCTCGACCTTCATGCGGCTGCCGGCGGTGGCGAGCGCCGAGGGGCTCGACATCGCGCTCGTCGGCATACCGTGGGACGGCGGCACGACCAACCGCGCGGGCGCACGGCACGGCCCGCGCGAGATCCGCAACCAGTCGAGCCTGATGCGGCGCGCCCACCATGTGTCGGGCATCGAGCCGTTCAGCATCGCCAACGTCGCCGACGTCGGCGACCTCTCGGTCAATCCGATCAACCTGATGGACGGGTTGAAGCGCATCGAGGACGGCATCGCCGCTATCGTGGCGGCAGGCGCCATTCCGCTGGCCGCCGGCGGCGATCATCTGACGACCTTGCCAGTGCTGCGCGCCGTGGCCAGGGATCGTCCGGTCGGCATGATCCATTTCGATGCGCATTCCGACACCAATGACCGTTATTTCGGCGACAATCCCTACACGCACGGCACGCCGTTCCGCCGCGCGATCGAAGAGGGACTGCTCGATCCCAAACGGGTCGTGCAGATCGGCATTCGCGGCTCGATCTACGAGCCCGGCGAACATGACTGGGCGATCGCCCAGGGCATTCGCATCATCTACATGGAGGAGTTCGTCCGGCGGGGTGCTGCCAGCGTCATGGAGGAGGCGCGCGCCATCGCCGGAGCCGGCCCGACCTATGTGACCTTCGACATCGACTGCATCGACCCGTCGATGGCGCCGGGAACAGGCACGCCCGAGCTCGGCGGCTTCACCACCCGCGAGGCGCAGGAAATGGTCCGCCTGCTCGACGGACTGAACATTGTCGGCGCCGATGTCGTGGAAGTGGCGCCGCCGTTCGATCTCGGCAGCATGACGGCGCTGGCGGGTGCGACGATGATGTTCGAACTGCTGTGCGTGCTGGCGAAGTCGGTCCACGAAGCGCGAGCGCGCAAGATCAGGTAA